Within the Hevea brasiliensis isolate MT/VB/25A 57/8 chromosome 2, ASM3005281v1, whole genome shotgun sequence genome, the region ctaatgtaaaaaggtaagggcttatagctgatccttggtgtaatccaattgagatcggaaaatcttttGTGTCCCCTCTCATTGTGCGCATAATAGTACTTGctctttcatacatatctttcaacacttgtatgtacctaatagataccctcttttgttctaacacactccatagaacatctcttggaacactatcataagctttctccaaattaataaaaaccatgtgtagatctttcttcacatctctatatttctccatcaagcttctaatgaaaaAGATAGCTTCCATAGTTGagcgaccgggcatgaagccaaattgattgagagagatagaagtatcacgacgtagtcgatgctccacaactctctcccacaacttcatagtatggctcataagtttaattcccctataattcgagcaactctgtatgtctcccttatttttaaaaataggtactaaaatactcctcctccattcatcaggcattttctttgagtttagaatcttattaaataatttagttaaccatgccactcccatatctcccaaatacttctacacttcaattggtattccatcgggtccacaggctttacccactttcattctcttaagtgcttcctttacttctaaagatctaatccttctagtataattcacattcttttctatcgttctatagtctatattcacgctatcaccattttgactattattaaagagatttcctttctctcctccttgctaatctataaatatctttctccccttatttagtttcaagtttctcatataacttttcaaaggcctgtgctcttgcttgactaactgcattttttgcctctttctttgctatcttatacCGTTCATATGCCTCACATTTATCGATGATAATTGAAGAGAAATTGATTGAATCTCCATTTTTAAATGATGATAGCTCAACATCTGAACTCCCTGCAACCCTTTTCCAGATAAAAGCTTCATACCAACATTgcccaaaattttcttagcatattCAATCAAATTTCTATATGTTTCAGTAAGCTggagaaaaaaaagaaagtgaTATTTGGAAGTGTTGATCCTGTTGAAATTAAAGTCACTCCAGTAATCTTCTCTAAATGTCcttgaagaaaaataaataaataaattgcttCATCTCTTGATATTGAGATAGAAAACAGCAGTTCTGTGGCCATCTAACTGACTGAGCTCATAGGCCATTAcacattaattattttaaaaccaAGAAGTAAGAATATATCTTGATACAATTCCCTAGACGGGAGAAAACTCCTGTGTTCTCTCTATGGGAATTTTCTTCGTTGCTTTCTGGGATCGCCGAGCAGTTGTTTACCATTTGCTTCCCCTGCCTCTGGCAAGGGAGGGCTTTGATTTTGGGCCTCTAGCCTGGATCTTAGGGACGCCTTTCCCTTGCTAAGTTAGGATGTATATGGTTTGTTTGTGTTTGGTTGAGATGCATGCAGGCAGATGTTCATCGAAAACGCTTCTTTTGCAGACCTTGTGTGTTTGTTTTGGTTGAGGTCTCTAGTTAGGAGTATAAATGGTGATGGTTGACAGTAGATTGGAGACCTCTAGATGGTATCGTCTTTTAGGTCTAGGTATTGACTTCTGCACGACGAGAGGGTTTCCTTGTGATTTGGTTGTTTTCACATCTCTGGGAATTATTTCTACAACACGGTTGGGAAGGCCTCGTTATGGCTTAGAGTGCCAGAAAGCTCTGCAGCAACCCCTTTTGCTAGTGCTGAGCTGAGTTTTGCTGAGTTTTCTTTTTCTGTTGAGTTTATGGAAAGCTTGCTTTGTTATGGATGGGCCGCTATGCTTGGATGGGCCATTTTGTTGCTCCGTGGTTGCTGATGGTGTTTGGCTTCAATCTTCGTACAGCTCCTCTAATGGTGGCAACAGTGGCTGTGGACGGCGGTGGTGTTTCCGTTGAGAGATCAATCCTGTTTTCCTGGGATTATAAGATGGGGTGGTTTGATTTGGGGTCTGATTTCTTATTTAGATTTGACTGATTTAGTTTGATTTACTTGATAGGCTTGTAGTCAATCATGATTCAGTGGGCtttctttcttttcaattttttacTTAGACCCAAGTTGTGTCTTTGCccatttggactttgtgaattgcaGCATGGCATCGTGAAAAAAATTGGTTGGTGGGTATATATATGTGTTTGAAAATTGGTTAACTTTTTTAAATcatacaattaaaataaaattgtattatttcccatttcaaaaaaaaataattttcagttTATGAacaggattaaaaaaaaaaaaaccaatatcTTTAATTTAAGAACTTTTTGTTTTTACATTagaggaaaagaaaattaaagaaaaaagggGTGAACTCCGCccaccaaaacatgaaatcagCAGAGTGTAGGAAAGGTAGtgtgagaaaaataaataaataaataaaaattgtagGTTCCCACAAGAATGCCAATGTATAGAGAATTGTGGGTGGTTTCAGTGAATTCTTCAATTGGACAACTGGGATATGATGGGCCAATCATTTTTCCCTTTTATTggccaaaaattcttcaatttctctaTCACACAATCCTCGTACGCTACCCATCAGCCTTACATTCAATCCTACTGCCCAAAATTTCACACACCACACTCTGTAGCTAGCCCAACTGTGGCAGCTGAAATGGCCCTGAGTTCATCTTTTTCTTCTCCCACTGCAAGACTTTTTCTTCCGCCTTCtccctcagctacttcaccttcCAAACCTTCTTTCTTTAAACCTCTCTTGAGACCCATCTCTGTTTCACTCCCAACTTCAACCACCATCTCTTTCTTGGCTGTCTTCACACCTTCTCATGAAGCCAAAGCTTTCGCTCTTTCCAAAGATCAGATTGTCTCCTCTCTCACTGATGTAAGAACTTGTACTTTCTGCAAGAAATAGCTTTTTTAATTGATACCCTTTTCTTGAATATGGTTCTTCTTTGTAATTTTGATAGGTGGAGAAGACAATTGATCAGGTTCAGGAAGTTGGTTCAGGTTTCTTGGACACTGCGCAACGTGTTTTTGGGATTGTTAGTGATTCTTTGAAGCCTGGCGTAGACGCAGCATTGCCAATTGTAAGGCAAGCTGGGGATCAAGCATTGAAGATTGCTTCTCCTGCAATTTCAGAGGCCTCAAAGAAAGCCCAAGAAGCAATTCAAAGCTCTGGCATTGACACACAACCAGTTCTTTCTGCTGCTAAGGTTGGACCTTTCAATTTTTCagcttcattttcttttcccatTAATTATGGAGTCTTGATTTTCTTGTGTTGCTTTGGAGAATTGGATTTTACCAGCATTTATGGAAATTGAAACCCGTTTCATTGCCCTAGTTGAAATTGTATCAACGCAGTAGTGGAACATTCCTTAGGTTTTAAATGATTAGTTTGTGAGTTGTTATTTGAATTGATTTAATTGCAATGGTTTATCCGAAGAATTAAAAATGGAATGACTATAATTGATGATTATTGATTGAACAATGGATTAAAATGCCCACATTGGAAAACTGTTGCAATTCTGATCTGTTTGCGTTTGGTATCATTGTCTTGGACTTGTGAATACTTCAAAATCAACTGAGTTAATGATCTGTTTAGAATCTAGTAAGCCTGTTGTGTTGTACTTATgactgtattttgacattttaatagtaagttttttttttttttttttttaatcttcaaCATGTTATTCAAACAAGGCTGTTTAAGAGTTTGATGAATAACCTCATATCAATTTCAATTTTGTTTTGAGTTATTTCATCATAAGTAATTATGAGAATTTGGGAAAATATTTTTGCTTTTATCCATAAAATGTGTGACCCTTTTGAACACAGACAGTGGCTGATGCTGCACAACGGACCACCAAGGTAATTGAAGAGGTGAAACCTATAGCTTCCTCAACTGTCGAAACCATTTTGTCAGCAGATCCTGTTGTGATTGTAGGAGGTGCTGGAGCAATTTTTATTGCATATCTGCTCTTTCCTCCCACATGGTCCTTCATCTCCTTCAGCTTCCGTGGTTACAAAGGTGTAATGTTTCTCTTCATGTGGGGAGGCTTGTGTAAAATTATACAAATAGATGTAGACAAGTGATAATGAAGTAAAATTAGATTATATTTGGAGCACCAAAGTATTCCTTTTAAAAATTTCAATTGCTGGTTCAGTATTGAATATAAGCCTTTATTTCGTGTTCCTTCTAGTTTAGCCTTTTCAAGTTTGTATTAGAGGAAGCTATGGGATAATGGGAAATTAATGTTATGAAGTGGGGCTAATCCATGTATCTTTGTGACAATTTAGGCAAGCTTACTCCTGCTCAAACCCTTGATCTAGTGTCTGCAAGTAATTATGTTATGATCGACATTCGATCAGAGAAGGACAAGGACAAGGCTGGCATCCCCAGCCTTCCCTCAAATGCTAAGAACAAGATGATTGCAATTCCGTGAGTATAAATCTGTTTGCTTCAGTTCATTCATTTCTTTTTTGTTACAAAACTGAAAAGTCAAGAATATTAAGACTATTACTGCATGATAATTTAGAAGATAAGAAGATATATGATGACAGGGACCATTTAGCAGACAGCATGTGACTTTTCTATACCTTTCTtttcttagaaatattactatcaTCTttatagtaaaaaattttaaaagatgcAAAAGTCATTGTCAATTGATTTCTACTCTCCCTAACAAGACAAGCAGTTGGACTGGGCATTCTAGAAATCCTTCTGAGATTAAGCAATGCATTAGAAGGTTCAGAATCCTCCATGGATGTGTGCAACCTGTAATTCTTGACTTATATTGTACCTTCTTTTATGGTTATTATTACAGTTTAGATCAGCATTTTTAATGCTAAGTTATCATTTCCTCTGATGTTTCAGTTTGGAAGAGCTGCCAAGCAAGTTGAGAAGCCTTGTAAGAAATGTAAAGAAAGTAGAAGCTGAAATGGCTGCTTTGAAGATTTCATATCTTAAGAAAATCAACAAAGGCTCCAACATTGTTATCTTGGACTCGTGGGTTCTTCGTACTTGCTTTTTCTCTTATAATTGATATTATAGTTCTGCATTAAAGATCCAAAAATTTCTTACTTTCTTGTTTTTGCTTGCTTTTAACTTGAATGCCTTGAGATATTCAGGTACTCAGATTCAGCAAAAACAGTTGCCAGAGCACTGACAAGTCTTGGCTTTAAGAACTGCTGGATTGTAGCAGATGGATTTTCTGGAAGCAGAGGATGGTTACAGAGTCGATTAGGCACAGATTCATATAACATATCTTTTGCTGAGGTTCTCTCACCATCCCGAATAATTCCTGCAGCAGGTAGACGTTTTGGAACAACCAGCATCAAATTGCTTCCCGGATCTGATTAAAATTTTTTGCCTCATCCAGATCACTGGACAGAAATGCTTGAATTTGCATTCTCAGTTGATAATAGTCATCTTGAAGCATCTTTTGTAATTCTTTTAAATTCTAGTAAATCAAATTTTCTTCCCTTGTATTTCTTTTGTTGCCTTGATTCTTTTGCTTGTTTCAATCAAATGATAGCatcaaagaagagaaaaagaaaaatgggaaGGAACAGTTTACCGGTAAACCTCTTATATTCCATGACATGCAGAACacattattgaaatcataaattcctGCAAATTTTATGTTGAATCCAGATAGAAGAAATTTAACAGTAAACAATCAGCCGTACTGATTTCAAAGCAGAATTTTGCAAAATAATTAGGATGAAAACTAGTTGAATATTTCATATTAAAGTTgacataaaagaaaaaataactaaaagaaaaagaaaatcaagGAGCAAAACAAAGGGGCAGAAGAAAGATTTCTTGTAAGCTTTTGGATAGATAAGAAACAGAAAGCAATTAGCTATGGGTTGATGGTATACATGGACATTGGATTCCTGAGCTATCTCCCCTATGAAAAACCATTCACAATGCTTGAACTTTGAGAGGTTAGATATATCTTTAAATTTGTTGCAGTCAGCATTTGATTGTCAAATTCAATTTGTTTCCTATTGCCTTTGGACATAAAACTTACATAACAACATGTTTTTGACTAAAATATCCTTTAAAAAAACTTTCTCCCAATCAAACTCTATTAGCTAAAGAAGAAAATGTACATCACAACTTTTTATCTATTTACTATTAATATGTTTGGACaattatatgaaatattctatGTTTGTCCTAACTTTTAATATTTAAACTTATTATATACTTAATAATGATATTATTTGTGTTGTTATATAAATCTCATATATTATAAGAGatgtgaatttattttatatttattactaTATTGTTAGTTGAGTTTATATGTTTATTAATTgactataatttttaaattttactctTGAGGATAGTTTtcctaatttatatatatatatatatatatatatatatatatatatatatatatatatatatatatatatatatatattaaagctaAAGTTTAAAAAAGAACTCATAAAGTCAAGTCATTTGACTTACTAATAAATTTAAGTTATGTTTAATAGAGTATAGTGTaatgtaaaaattatataatagaatcaaagttgtaatgtatgataaatataagtaatgtaatgtaatgtaatgataatttttattttaatatttaatttatttatggtaTTAATAATAAGTGATTAGTAATGACTGTAATTCGTAGTCGAGTGATAATGATAGCTAAAtgatggttgtggtggtggtggtaataGTGATAGTGGTAGCAGCGATATTGGTAACAGGATGAGAATTGTATTATTGGTAGTAATGGCGAAGTGGTGGCGATAGCAACTAAGTGGTGGTGGTAGTattgataataaataataaaataaaatagacaaccataattatattatttttatatgtaataatCTTTACATTATTTTAAGCATAATTGATTATATTATGTAATTGTAATTTCATTATATTAAACTTTTTTATTaccaaataatataattaaatatgcaatatagtcatgtttcaattacaattttaattatgTTATACCAAACATGATTTGCCATGTTTCAATAATCATAACACTATACATTTATATAATCACACAataatcataaaataattattaaatataaaattaaaatttttttagtgaaaaaattttgttattttaattaaaattttagttgtactatttaaattatttgataatgttttTTGttgtattaataattaaaaaaacttacctttcttcaaaaatttattacatattagaaattttattataaaattattctttaaaataacatgataataaattataattaaatatataaaattatttctcataattaacaataaaataaatataatttaataatatcaaTTGTTACCATAATCATTTTCAATTAAGACtagtattgaaaattttgaaagcaTCCTCTAAAACCGTGGGCAGCAAACCTAATTATACCTAATTAAATTTCACGACCCTTGTAATACCCTAATTCTCTCCGTGCTTCTCCCTTCCCTCTAATCAGTAAGGTTTTAATGCCATAATTATTCTTTGGTATTTTGGTAACTTTCTCAATCCTTTGCACCGTCTTAAAATATAAGGTAAATCTTCTCCCATCTAGGATTCATTTTGGTTTATCAGCAAGATTTTATTTTTGAAGTGTCTTAATAATTTAAAAACGATTTTAGGTTTGATTTATCATCAAAGATCAAAGGGTTTTACTTGATAAATATTAATCTCTTCTATATAAGGTTTTCCTTAGAGAATTGAGGTTTCTAATTTGTTCTTGAATCTCATTATTTGGTAACCATTTttagttttttattatttaagaaatatataaaattttaaaaagaaaatagtcTCAATTAACTAATTTAGTaagttgaaatatatatatatatatatatatatatatatatatatatatatatatatatatatataatctcaaaaaatttttaacaaaagttttttttattcgcccaattaaaaataataataagttcaTATTCTCAAGGATATTTGATatttagattttttattttagcaattgatttttgaatttgaaAGGGAAAAGAATACATTAATGACAGGAATTTGGTTCGTTGGTGATATTTTTTTGtatgtctaattaaataaaaaatttaatatatcaatattttaatagtttaaaattttttattagcctgactaaattaaaaaattaatgactcatattatctaaattttcttttaaataaaaaaaaaagacttaaattttgaataacgTACATAAGATACTTAGATCGAAAGGTTGCATCCAACATTAGTCATTTGGTCTAAATGTTGCATTTATAACTGAATTCaagtctttttaattttaaaaaaatcattttaaaagaaataaaatcatacaaaaaataatatgattgtgtgagaattaaatttaattcttttattgcaaatatttttttcaaataaaaCCTTTAGAAACCTAATGAATAGAATTGAACCAGTAAcccaattgaaaaatattgatccATACAACATTAAAcacattctttgaatttttcatctTCTATTTTCATTGTTTTTGAACAGGTTTACATCAGTATAAACAGTAAAATTGACtttcaattcatttatatcaaaACATTAGTTAATTACTATTAGAAAATAAATCTTGGTAGAGCTATTTCCCATAAAAAAGAAAAACTTAATAATAGTTTAGTGAATCAACTTAAATACAGAAATGCTTGAGCAGGGGAAGACTAACAAACTCTGTAACACTGACTCAACTACAGTCTCCAACTTCAATTTTGCTGGAATCTCTTGAAAAAAATGAGCAATTAACTAAGACAttcttaaagaaaaaaaaaaaagcaaccgAAATGAAAATATGGGATTTATTAAAAAGAAGCATACCAAAAGTGGAACTTAGGAATCTTGCTTTTGATGACCTCAACAATATCAAATTCTAGTCGGTAATGTGACAATGGTTTAGTAGACTTGAATTAACCCATTTAGTAGAAGAGAGATGTGATCTGAAGCTAGAACATAATGGGCTTTTGTGCTAGAACCTAACAAAATATATGTTATTCCTACTTTACTCCTAAATCTGACATGTAGTTATTTTTAAACCACTTCTAGAGTTTTCATGAGCATCACTGCCTCCACCATTCCATTAGCACATTACCTCTATTATTTCCATCAACACCCATACGTTCATCAATGACTCCATAATAGCCAACATATCCAGATCAATACCTTGCTTCCTCTATGTGTTACTTCTTTGAATAGATTTTATAACCTCACATTTCACATCCAATTACTTATAAAAGTTTTCATGCTATAGTAGCATTCTATACTTTTGCCACTACCGAATGATAATTGTACCAAGCATATCTTGATAAGTGTGATTGTGGTGAATCTAGATAAAAATAAACaatgcaaagaaaaaaaaaacataaatattTATCAATGAAgttgttaaattttattttataaaacaaACTAAACTTACAACACATCCAAATTCCGTTGATGCCTTCATAATGGACTCATATATGTTCTTCTATTCTAATAAACCAGCATATAACAATTGTGAGAGTTTAGATATGGACTGTATTTAATAGACTTACATATTTGGTCtcaaaaaaattctaataaaaatttaagaggttcaaatttttaattggcttaattaaaaaaaattaatgatcccatattctaataatttaaaaaattattttttattattccaattaaattgaaaaaataattgtccatatttttaaaaattttcttttaaataataaaaaaagaattttaaaaaagCTAAAAATATACAAGACATTTAAGTCTAAATGCTATTTCGGTCCAATACCAGATTAAGGTTAAAAGGAGTTATTttcccacaattttaattttaatttagaataTTTTAAATGTGTGCTCATGTCTTTAATAGACTCTCAGGTTTAGCTCCTAAATATtttataacaaaaatttaaattgttAGATATTTGATTAGCctaactaaataaaaaaatttaataagtctatactttaataatttataatttttttcaattaaatttaaaaattattaatccaTATCTTTAAAATTTTCGCCAATAAGACTAAAATTTTAGAAAGAAtcaaattatgaataaattaCACTAGCATATGTCATTGGCCCCCTTATATTTAAATGCCGCATTAATTATTCATTAGTATTTTTTATtgacccaattaaataaaaaaatgaatggatcaatattctaataatttaaaaaatttttattgattcaactaaattaaaaaattaatgatccatcttttttaaatttttttaagtttaCATGCATTACAAGAAAACACATTGTTAgcgatattaataatttaatttaggaATACTGATTAGTGTTCCTTAAATATTTACTAACACTTTCTTAAGTGTCAGCACTTGTATTGCTATAAATGTTCTTCTCATATTTTTGCAATATAAGACATTTGCATTAGTAACATTAACTTGGTGCATGAATAGGAAGCAATTGAACTTATTTTGGAAAACATAAACAAATACAGTCACAACAAATCTTGTACTAAATTGCTAGAAGTCAAATTTGAAAGAGGGGGATAAGGTACTAATTCTTGCGTGACTCGTTGCAAGGAACTACAGAGGAAATAATTTGAGAAGAAACTGGATGCAATAAGTAATTATAAAATGGTTGTTCATGCACCAAATCATTATGATTTGGGaccttttatttatatatttattttgattagaccttttatttatttaattttattacatGAATGGGATCTTTCCTTTTACTTTATCTTAGTTGCATTAATAATCTATAAAAATTTTATCTTAATTGCATCATAAAAATATCAAATCTaatatgtgtatgtaaattaattgacttaaatattttattttgaagtatttataaattatatatataagccCATACAAACATAAGCAAATGTAAGCAAATGTTAGATGTGGCTACGAAGGAATAGTATTTACAGGGCACTATTGTGTATTTTTATAGTAGATGCTTCCTCTGTATAAATCACGAGTCTCACTTTCCATTAACATGAAAAAGATAAAATTTTGTGTTTAAGGGAAGCACGAAAATTTAGTGCTCTCAATGTATTGTATAATTAgcttatttatttgaggttgcactaaaatttactatttgataaaaaaaaattatctacaATAGGAAGAtatttacaaattttattttaattaattgtattaatttaatttattatttaatattaaaataaatatggtAAAGAAATACATCAAAATTAATATTGCTAGGAAATGTACATGAAGagatgaattttttttctttgattttatcttaattaattgtactaatattgttaaaaattacattaaaattaaattaaatatataaaataatcgtTATCATCGTATGGAGCAGCATGCTTCTCAAAGTATGAATTTGAGCATTGTAAATATACATTTTCGACATTACTTCCTCTCAATACCTTCCTTTAAGATTCAAGAAATATAGAAagtgaaaattataaaatctaGGTTAAACAAATACATTAATATTATGAGGGCTACCTTCAAGTAAAGGAAATGCAGCATCTATCAATTCTATTTCACCCCTTTAAAGCTCTAAGTTGCAAGTTTAATATCAAGCATGTGTAGAATTACTTGCTTATTGGGACCTAGCATGACCCTTACAACTATTATTGCAGTGTACTTGCCCTATAGCAGAAAACTAAATATAATGTTAGATTTGTGACTTAATGTTAAATTTGAAAAGAGTGTTGGGTAAATTATATATTAGTTTATTTTAATTCGCATTTATATAAGTAATTGAATTGCTTTATACACCAAAATAATTAGTCAAGTCAATATTACAATCTAACTATCTATTTGCCCTTTCATTTTTATACTCTCTCGATATGAGATATATAATCTCAACACTCCCTTTAAAGTGCAATAACATAGTTGTCACTTGATAATTAGCTTATATTTTTAACCTAATTATATAGCTTATGGGCGGCTGAAACCCACAATCTATTCTAGGTTTTGATACTATGTTAAATTCAGAAAAAGTGTTGGGTAAATTacatattaattcattttaattcaggCTTATATAAATGATTGAATtactttatacatgaaaataaCTAGCTAAGTTAATATTGCAATCTAACTACTTATATTTATCCTTTTATTTTTATACTTTCGTGACGTGAGATCTATAATCCCAATATTCAAAATCCAAGTGAGATTTAGAGATactttttcctaatttgagtaagataaatatttttcaataagaTGGAAGTATATTTCATATATAGAGTAAAActtatattttagtattattctCAAATTGAGTTAGATtcctaattagattaggattGAAGTGAATACTATAAAATAAAAGTATTGTGAGAATGTTATTTAACTTTGTTAATGAAGAGTAGCTTCGCCTATTAAAGAAAAGTGGCTTTCGGCCCATAGAGCAAGTAGATTTAGTGTAACGATCGGACTCCAACcaatagaggaattgtccgctttggccataagcctcac harbors:
- the LOC110652443 gene encoding calcium sensing receptor, chloroplastic, which encodes MALSSSFSSPTARLFLPPSPSATSPSKPSFFKPLLRPISVSLPTSTTISFLAVFTPSHEAKAFALSKDQIVSSLTDVEKTIDQVQEVGSGFLDTAQRVFGIVSDSLKPGVDAALPIVRQAGDQALKIASPAISEASKKAQEAIQSSGIDTQPVLSAAKTVADAAQRTTKVIEEVKPIASSTVETILSADPVVIVGGAGAIFIAYLLFPPTWSFISFSFRGYKGKLTPAQTLDLVSASNYVMIDIRSEKDKDKAGIPSLPSNAKNKMIAIPLEELPSKLRSLVRNVKKVEAEMAALKISYLKKINKGSNIVILDSYSDSAKTVARALTSLGFKNCWIVADGFSGSRGWLQSRLGTDSYNISFAEVLSPSRIIPAAGRRFGTTSIKLLPGSD